The stretch of DNA CACCTGTTGAGGCGATTCGCTGCCGCAAGTTCCCGTGGTCGCCATTTATGTTCACTCCGTATTCATTCCCTGGGACGTCAACGATCCACCCAAGCAGTGGCTACATCAATGGCTGTTGACACCGCATGATCGACCTTCTTTACAGGCTTCAGAGATAATATCGCGTGGATCCCCATCGACTTTCAATGCCACTTTGTTTCCCTCGGGGAAAATTCATAAAGTCCGTGAACTTGAATTGTCGCGGCCTGTTGAGGCTGTGTGGAGCGGCAGTCGAGATCGCGAGTGGCGGGTGTCGCATTGGTGATGGTGGATGCGTTGTGCCAGCACCTTGTTGACGGGATTGCGCAGCCGTATACTCTGCGACGCATAAGAAAGATCGTCTGTGAGCTTGTCCGACTTCGTTGTTGAGGCAGGTCCAGACTGTACTTCAGTTGAGGAGTGTGCTTGTGGCCCCGGTGAAGGTTGGCATCAACGGTTTTGGACGTATTGGGCGTGTCGCATTTCGTGCAATGGCAGCCCGCCCGGAAGAATTTGAAATTGTCGCCGTCAACGACCTGGGTAAGCCTGATTCTCTCGCTATGCTCCTGAAGTACGACAGCGTTCATGGCCGATTCCCTGGCACTGTGGAAGTCGATGGCGACTCAATCGTCGTCAACGGCAAGAAGGTCAAAGTGGTTGCTGAACGCGATCCCCGCCAGCTTCCCTGGAAGGCCATGGGCGTCGAAATCGCTCTCGAATCGACCGGTTTCTTTACTGCTCGTGCGAAGGATGGAAAGCCTGGTTACGACAGCCATCTGGAAGCCGGTGCCCGCAAGGTCATTCTTTCTGCACCTGCCAAGGATACACCTGACCTGACCGTCGTGGTGGGTGTCAACGACAACCAGCTCACTCCCGAGCACAAGTGCATCTCGAATGCGAGCTGCACGACGAACTGCCTGGCTCCAGTGGCAAAAGTGCTGCACGAAAACTTTGGTATCGTCAAGGGTTTGATGACCACTTGCCACGCCTACACCAACGACCAGCGTCTCGCTGATCAGTTGCACGATAACATTCATCGCTCACGAGCTGCAGCCGTGAATATTATTCCCACATCGACCGGTGCCGCTAAGGCCGTCGGTGAAGTGCTGCCAGAACTCAATGGCAAGCTGACCGGGATTTCGCTGAGAGTCCCTGTGCCTTGCGGCAGCATTACCGACCTGGTTGCCGAACTCGGCAAGGACGTGACTGTTGATGAAGTGAACGCTGCTGTGAAAGCTGCTGCCGAAGGCCCGCTGAAGGGAATTCTGCAGTACAACACCGATCCCATCGTTTCGAGCGATGTGATTGGTAATGCTCACAGCTCGATTTTCGACGCTCCCTGGACCATGGTCCTCCAGAAGCGGATGATCAAGATTCTGAGCTGGTACGACAACGAGTTTGGCTATTCCAACCGGACAGCCGACCTCATTGCCAAGGTGGCCAAGCTCTAATTGGATGATGATGACCACCGGGGCGGATGGCCCTGGTGGTCATTTTTGAGTCTTCTCTGATCAATAAGCGCGAGTTTAGCGATCAGAACCTCTGGCTGAGGATGTCTCCTCGGCCCTGTCGGTCTGGCGGTTCCTTGGGAATCCGTGGGTTATCGACCAGTCTGCATTGAAAAAATGATGCAGGTCTGGTTTCCGACAGGCAATAATGGTTTGTCCTCAGGTACTGTATGGTTCCGAATCCTTCTCGACTTGATGCTGCATTGGGAAGCCAGATCCCTGTGATCGCTCCTTCAATGCTCAAAGTCGATTTTGCTGATCTCGCGACAGAAGTCGGTCGGCTGGAAGAGGCCAATGCACATCTGCTGCACTGGGATGTGATGGACGGGAACTTTGTTCCCAATCTGTCGTATGGAGCCATGCTGATTGCGAGTGTCCGCAAGAGAACGTCCTTGTTCTTTGACGCACACCTGATGATTGCTAACCCGGAAAAGTATGTGGATGAGTACTTAGCCGCCGGATGTGACGCCATCACAGTTCATATTGAAGCGGCACCAGAGCCCGCCGAAATTCTCCAGAGAATTCGAGCCGGTGGTGCGCATGCTGGTCTGGCGATTAACCCGCATACACCACTTTCACACCTCGAGCCATGGCTGGAGCAATGCGATCTGGTGCTTGTGATGAGTGTACAGCCGGGGTTTGGTGGTCAGAAATTTATGCCCGAGGTGCTCGATAAGGTTCGCGCTTTGCGAAGCCGGCTCGCACCACATGTCCGGCTTTCGATTGATGGCGGGATTGGTACGACGACGATTGCTGCAGCATCCGCTGCAGGGGCACGCCTGTTTGTTGCAGGAAGTGCAATTTTTGATGCCAGCGATTATGCCGTTGCCATGAGGCAACTGGAGCAGTTGGCATCTTCTTCTTTGGAGTGTTGAGGCATATGTCTCGCTGTTCACACGTTGTTCTGGTGCAACCAGGGGCAACGGAATTGTGTTCACAAATGCGTGTTGTTGGCGGGCTCGATGTTTCGCTTTCTCCCCGAGGGATTGAGCAAGTCGCTGCGACCGGAACTTTTCTTCACGAACTGGTCACCAAAGATCTGGCTGTCGGGGCGATTTACTCGTCAGACTCTGGGCCGGCTTTCGAATCGGCTCAGATCCTGGCCAGTCAACTGGGCTTGCCGATCGTCGCGACACCTTTGCTCGCCAATCAGTCACTGGGATTGTGGGAAGGCCTGCAGAAGTCTGAAATCGAGCGAAAGTACGGCCGCCGATTCTGCTCAAAAAGTACCTTTCTGGATGTGGAATCGCCCCCCGAAGGAGAATCCGGCGATGATGTGCGCCAGCGTGTGGCCACAATTCTGAGAAAGGCCACCAGACGGTATCTGGGGTTAATCATCGTGGCCGATGATCCACTGATTCGCTACGTGCGGGAATTTCTGTCGCCAGCCGAAACGATGATGCTGGAAGCTCCCGAACGTGGACTTTCTTCGAGTCAGACTGTTCCCGAAAAGCAAAAATTACCCAGATCCTCGGGCGATTCTGACCATGAGCTGGCGACAGTCAAGTTGGCTGAAGTTGATCATTGCCACTGCGAATTATTGACAATTTGCAACACGATCCCGGCACCACGAATGGCCAGCCGCTGGTCAATTTTCAGTGGCTGGATAGGACAGTCAGCTGGTGCCCATTCCGACTTAGTAACGCCAGTGGCAGAATCGCAGACCATTTAAGTGCATGGATATCAGGCTGAGGCATTTCCAGCATTGTCGTGAAAAAATTGATCCCGGTTTGTTCACGACCTGTCGTGTACTCTCGGCAAAATTTCCCGTTTTCGTTATACTGCCAAGAATGAAAGTCTGTGGCCAAAGGACATGGCCGCCAGCCGTCAACGTATGAAAACCGTGTTCCTGTGAGATCATCGGAACAAGCGATATCCTGGACATCGAAATTCAACAGTGAGTATCCTGAGAAGATTGATTCATCAGGACTTACTGGGGTAAGGATCATCAATGAGCACCGGCGCACCCTTGGACGCAATCACTTCCAATGGCCAGATGCGACCTAAGCGGGGCGTCCCTGACGGTCTGTGGATTCAATGTGAATCGTGTAAGGCGACCGTCTTTCGCAAGCAGGTGGAGAAGAATTTCCACCTTTGCCCCGAATGCGACCACCATTTTTATGTTCCGACGGCTGAACGCATCGCCCAACTGCTGGATGAAGACAGTTTTGAAGAGTGGTTCAGTGAGTTGGCACCCAAGGATGTTCTGGGCTTTGTCGATTCACGGCCCTATCACGAGCGACTGAAGGCCGAGCAGAAGAAAACGGGCATGCGCGATGCCTGTACTGTGGGCCGAGGCTACATGCGTGGCCGACCATTGGTCTTTGCCACGACAGATTCTGCTTTCATCATGGGGTCGATGGGATCTGTGGTCGGCGAAAAACTGACGCGTGCGGTCGAGAAGGCCACCGAATTAAAACTGCCACTGGTGATTGTTTCCGGCTCTGGTGGCGGCGCCCGTATGCATGAAGGGATTGTCTCTTTGATGCAGATGGGTAAAGTCTCTGCGGCATTGGCCCGCTATCATGAAGCAGGGGGATTGTTTATCTCCGTGCTGACGAACCCGACGATGGGTGGTGTCGCAGCCAGTTTTGCTTCGCTCGGTGATATTACCATTGCTGAGCCCAAGGCCCTGATTGGTTTTGCCGGCCCGCGCGTGGTGAAAGCGACCTGTAAAATTGAACTTCCTGATGATTTTCAGACCAGCGAGTTTCTGCTGAAGCATGGGTTTGTCGATCGCATCGTCTCCCGGCCGCAATTGAAGCAGGAACTGGTGCGGATTATCGACTATTGTTCCAAGTCGTGGTGATCGGTCGTCATGCAGAGCACATGCTCTCTGTTCTCTGTAAACTTTGAGATCTGCCAAACACCTCTTAAACGAGCCGGAGCAGGACTAATCTCGCAGAGGTGCCAGAACGGGAGGCCAGTCCTTGTCAGAGACTTCGGGAGTGACGCCACCCGGAGGAAGTGACTTGCCAACCGCCTCTTTCAAGAGAGCCGAAAGCTCGGTGATTTTGGCGGCGTATTCAGGTTTTTCGGCCAGGTTGTTCAATTCTTTGGGGTCCACCAAATGATTGTACAACTCGCGACCCCGCTGGCCATCATCCCATTCGGTGTAGCGGAACTGGTCGGTTCTCAGGCTGTAACCAAAGAAGCGATTGCTGTTGGGTTGTGGTTGAGGAACTGACGCAGCGGTTCCCTTTTTGGCGGCGGCTCCCGCACGATTGGGATTTCCTTGATTCCGCATGACCTGAGTCAGCGCCCAGCCGCGACCTTTCGCCTGTGGATCGCTCAGCAGGGAAACCAGCGATTGGCCTTGCAGACTGGCGGGAGCGGGAATTTTCGCCAGCTTTACCAAAGTCGGATAAAGATCGACCTGTGAGACAGGTTCTGAAATCACGTGACCAGCCCTGGAGACTCCGGGAGCAGAAATGAGCAGTGGGACTCGGGCACTTTCTTCAAACAGACTTTGCTTCTGCCAGAGACCATGCTCCCCGAGGTGATAGCCATGATCACTGGTGAAAACGACAATCGTATTGTCGACGAGGCCATTCTCTTTCAGAGAGGCCAGGACTCGCCCTACCTGGGCATCCATAAAGCTGATGCTGGCAAAATAGGCTTGCAGGACTTCCTGCCGTACGGGATCAGTGAGTTGATCCTGCTCCTTCTTAGCGCTGGCCAGTGCCGGCTTAGGAATATCGAGCTGATCTTCCTCAATGCCTGGAATCAGAGGCATTTCAGATCGATCATACCAGCCGAAATAAGGTTCGGCAGGTGCGACGAATGGGGTGTGTGGGCGATAGAAGCCCACCGCAAGAAAGAATGGCTGCTCCGGGTGCTGAGCAAAACGTGTGAGTAAAAGTTCGGCTTCGGTGGCGACCTTGCCATCGGTATGTTCGAGATCTTGACCGGGGGATGCGTACCAACTCAGTGTGCCACCAAATTGACGGGGTGTGAGAGTATGGATTCTGGTTTCTTCCTGCAGGTGATCAATCCCTGCGGGATTGATTTTCAATTCCCACGAAGCCGGATCGTCATGACCATCCGTTCCAATCGATGTCGGAACGTTGTAGTGATAAAGTTTGCCAATTCGGGCCGAGAAATAACCAGCCTTGCGAAACTGTTCGGGGAGACTGGAGTGCTGAGGGATCGATTGCCGGAAGATCTGCGAATTCTGCAGAATGCCGGTCGAGTTGGGGTACAGACCTGTCAAAATGGAATTGCGACTGGGGCCGCATAGAGGAAAGGTGCAGTAGGCTTTGTCAAAACGTACTGATTGCTGAGCAAGTCGATCAATGTTTGGCGTTTTGGCAAGAGGATGGCCATAGCATCCCAGAGAGTTATTCAGATCATCCGCGATAATGAAGAGGATATTTGGCCGGGATGTTTGCGGAGAACCGGGGGCGCGTGATGAATCTTCAGCAAGAATTGATGAGACCGATAGTATCATCGATAGAGCAATTCCCACGGAGGTAACGAGGCTGACAAGGCGGTGAATCATGGGAAACTCCTGCGAAGAGCGAATGGCGTCGATGTGAATTCCTGTTGTTATCGTTCGTAGCTTGGCAGATATCCCGCGACATCGCATCAAGAATCTTGATGGTCTACGCAATTCTGCTGAACACAAAGAGAAAGTGACGACATTCCATGCATTGTAATATCGATCAGAAGGGACGCCGGTTCCGCATGATTGGCGGGATCATTTGTACCATCGGCGGGCTGGTCTGCCTGGGTGTGGCTGTGGCCGGATTGGCGGTGATTGCGATGGTCTGTACCGGGATTGCCCTGCTGATTTCGGGGGCATTTCAAATTTACGAGGCACGTAAAGGCTGGTGTGCCATTCGCGCGATGGGCTTCAAGACCCCGATTTAGGTTGGATGGGCACTTGGTGGTGCGTACGAACACATGCTCATCGTGAGGAGTCTACAAATTCCCGAAAACGATATTGAGTTGGGGTCTGCACAGCATGCTTGCTCGAAGCCGCAAGCATGGCACACAAATTACTCTTAATCCACGAATCCGAGAGAGGTGTTTAAAACTCTGGATACGATGGAAGCTCGGTTTATTGGTTTTGTCTGGAAGTTTCGATTGATCGAGACGACTGGCGAGCCAAAGCTTTCTGGCGCTCGGGTTTTGTGGCGTGCCAGACTGCGCGGAGCATTCGTTCCTGAGCGATCGAAAACTCTTCGCCACGACGGCTCATGGCAATTGCGGCCGTCTCGAGCAGCGGTTCGATGCTGGAAAGCTCTTCGATCTCTCCATGCCAGAATCTGGTAAACGAAGGAATATGCTTGGGGAGAAGTTCGCCCGCCGGGAGAATCATACTCATCACGCCCACGGCACTTCCCGTATTGAACATGCTCCCCAGACCCGTTTTCACGTGGTCGGCAAGAAAGCAGCCCACCTTTTTCTCACCCGTTGCGATCGATGTGCCACCAATCGGGACGGAAACATTCGAGTAATCGTTTTTCAAGTCGCTATTGGTCGTAATGGCCCCCAGATTCACCCACGAGCCGACATAGCTGTGGCCCAGAAAACCATCGTGATACTTGTTCGAGAAGCCTTGAAAGACCGAATTCTCGATCTCTCCACCCACCCGGCACATGGGGCCAAAACTGGTACCCGCTCGCAGGTTCGTACGGAAAAGTTGAGTCCCCGGGCCAACATAGCAGGGGCCTTCCATACGGGTAAACGCCTGAATAACGGCATCGCGGTCGATGTAAATGGGGCCACCCGTCGTGTCGAAGACAACGAAAGGATCGACTTTGGCAGATTCATGAACCCACAGCGCATGCGCTGGCCCTACGATGGTAAAAGCCTGGTTTGGGAGAGCTTTCTGTTCGCCCTGAGATGATTGTCGGAAGCCATGATCCTCACAGATCTGCTGCTCATTCCCATTGATTAGATCCCAGGGTCTTCGCAGGATCTTTCCGGGTGAGACGACCCGCTTACGGGATTGAGCCAACCGGACGAGCGATTCGTCGAGGTGATGATCGAGTAGCAGGGTGGATTCGAGTGGATCGCAAACCATCCAGGCAATTTCTCCTTCGACAATTCCCACGGATTCATCACTGAACTCCGGGATGTCTGCGGGATTGCAGAGCCATTGACCATTCAGCAACAGTGTGTGACCACCCGCCAGCCAGCGGACATCATTGACGTAAGCATCGGGATGGGATTCGCAATACGTTTCGAGAAGGTGCGGACGAATAATCGCCCCCCATTCATCCGGCTGCAAAACTTTCAGCCAGCGTTCGCGTGTGGAAAAGTGGCCCGTCAGTAACTCGAACACGGGACGAACCCAGATGAGTGGCTCAAGAGTTGATGAGGTGGAGTTTTCAAATATTGCCAGACGCATGACGGGATTCCCTTCGCTGTCGTGCTTCCTGCAGAATTTTCATTGTGTCATTGTCAATTTAGGCAATTCGAATTTTCTGGTGAAGACGACTTTTGAATTCCTATATGTGGTTTTGGTGGAGGGGGAGCGATTTGGGTAAATTTGCTGCGTTGACACAAACTTCACTCCTTTCTTCGAAACGGCTTGCTAAACTGATTGTGGTACATTGGTCGTCGATCATGGACCAAAGTGCGTGGTGCGACAACGGCCACTTTCTCATGATGTCCAGGTTAGTTTTCCAATCGTCTGAGTGATCCCATCACCCTCCATCTTTAAGAGTTCCATCATGCTTGCTCCTCAAACATCGACTTTGAATGGGTCTCAGCCTGCCAGGTTACAGGTCAGTGATGGTAAGGGCGATTGCTGGATCAAGATTGGCACATCAACACGCGCAACACGCATGCTGAGGGTGAGAGCTGCGCTGCTGGTTCTGGGTGTTCTGGGAACGCTGGGTGGAACAGTTTCTTCGGCGTTCGCCCAGCAGGGCGTGGCTCCGTCACCGACACCGTTATCAGGTGCGACTCCTGTGGCTGCACCTGTGCCTCCGCTACCTGCGAGTGAAGAGCCACTGGCTATTGTCACCAGCTTTTCTGAGAAGTATGGCCAGGCCTTCAATGCGGCGAAGATTGATGACCTTATTGCCTTGTGGCGTGCGACGGGAACCTATGAGGACGAAACCGATGGGCTTGTTGTGACTGGTCATGCAGCACTCAAAGAAGGATTTGGCAATCTCTTTAAAGATAACCCTGGCCTGCGGATCATCGCGAATGTGCAATCGGTGCGACCCGTGACCAAGGAAGTCTTGATGTTCGAAGGGATCGTGACCACCAGTGCTCCGGAGAGTGACACCACGGTCTCAAGATTTGAGGCTGTGCTGGTCAAAGAAGGAAATCAGTGGTTACTCGATTCGGTAAAAGAATCGGCAGCGGTCGAAGGGAAGGCCATGCTGCAGAACCTGGCCTGGCTGGTGGGTGAGTGGCGCGACGACAATCAAGAGGTTTCCATTGAGACGACCGTGCGCTGGTCAAGTCAGCAGGCTTTTCTGATTCGAGCTTACAAGGTGCGAGTTGGTGAAGAGATCAGCCATGAAGGGACTCAGGTGATCGGCTGGGACGCTCAGCAGAAGACGATCCGTTCGTGGAATTTTGAATCGGATGGTGCTTTCGGAGAAGGCCTCTGGACCCTGGCCAGTGGCGAGTGGACGATTCGCAATACACTGACACTGGCTGATGGAACACGCGGCTCTTCGCGGCAGATCTTGAGGCCGGAATCGGCAGATGCCTATACGGTCGAATCCGTTGGTCGCGAGTTGGGAGGTGTGCCATTTCCATCCACGGGAGAGATTCGCGTGATTCGCGTCAACAGCGAGTCGATGACTCAGGTGGATTCAGTTCCCAATGCGAATGTTCCAGGTCGGTGAGTTGCTTATGGCGTACCTGTTCTGAGGATGGAGCCATCTCAGATATTGAACGCCCACATTGGTATTGAGACCGAGACGCATTGATTATCGAGACCAGGACTCCACTCCACATGCCGGGCGACATCCAGGGGGCGATCATGTATCAGAAAATTTCATGGACTTTGGCAGTTTCGCTTTCGCTGGCATCGCTCTCGCCCGTCTGGGCGATTGGTGGTCGAGGCGGTGGTGGCGGTGGCAATCGGCCAAATATCTCGCGACCCTCTGGCGGCGGTGGAGGGGGAGCAGCAGCAGCCCGGCCATCCATGCCCTCCAGACCAGCAGCACCGACCGCCCGGCCCAGTGCGCCAGCGGCCCGGCCCAGTGCACCAGCAGCGAGGCCTAACCTGCCGACCGCCAGACCGAATACGCCAGCCGCCCGTCCATCGCTTCCGGCCAATCGACCGAACTCATTGCCATCGGGTGGCATTTCCAGACCTTCAGGAAACAATCGCCCCACGTTACCGACAACGAGGCCCTCGGCACCGACCTTGCCCACGACTCGACCTGGGGTGGGTGGTGGTGCAGCCCAGACACGCCCGACACTGCCTCAAACTCGACCATCACTTCCCGAGAACCGTCCGGGCGTTGGTGGTGGAATTGGTAATCGCCCAGAAGTTGGTGGCAACAGGCCTTCCATCAATCGCCCGGGGACATCAAATCCGGGAACCACACTTCCCGGTGGCATCGGAAATATTGGCGGAAATCGTCCCGGGGTAACTCGCCCGTCATTGCCGGAAGGGGGGATCAATCGCCCCGGTACGACGCGCCCAGATATTAATAGGCCCGATATCACCAGGCCTGACATTACGCGTCCTGGAACGGGGCGTCCGGATATCTCTCGCCCGGACATTTCCCGACCAGACGTTTCTCGCCCGGGCATTGGGGGTGGAGCAGGCCGTCCGGGTGTGGGTGGGGTCACACGCCCCACGCCGGGGGATCTGGGTGATTTTCTGGGCATGCAACGGCCCATCCGACCAACGGAACCTCCAGCACGGCCATTGCCAGGTCGCCCCGGGATTGGTGAACTCCCAGGGATTGGAGAGCGGCCCGGGATCGGAGAGCGGCCCGGGATTGGAGAACGCCCGGGGATTGGAGAACGCCCAGGGATTGGAGAACGCCCAGGGATTGGAGAACGCCCAGGGATTGGAGAACGCCCAGGGATTGGAGACCGACCAGGGATCGGAGAGCGGCCCGGCATTGGCGATCGCCCCGGGATAGGAAACGGTCAACGGCCAGACTGGAGTCGTCCTGAAGACCGACCACGACCGGGACGTCCAGGCGATATTAACATCAACAATCGCCCCAGCTGGGTGAACATCAATGACAATCAGATCAATGTCATCAGGAATAACTGGGGGAATGCAATCAGGCCGTTGCCAGGTCAGCCCGGCATGGGGAACTGGCTCAATGACCACCCCAACCGTCGAGATTATTGGAACAGTTGGGGCGGTAGTGTTCGTTCATCGTGGGGATACAACGGTGTTCACAGGAACTGGTATGGCCCCAACTGGTGGGGGAGTCATCCTCATGGCTGGGGCGGTTGGCACTTCCATCGCTGGAGTGTCTGGCAAAGTCCGAGTTTCTGGTGGAGAGTTCCCGTCTGGACCACATTTGCTACATGGTTTACGTGGAGGCAGCCTCCTCCAGCCGTTGTTTGGTCACAGCCGGTCTTCTTTGATTATGGGACGGGTGGAAACGTGGTGATTAATTCTGACTCCGTCCTGATTAATGGCCAGGTGGTTGCGACACCTGCCGAGTTTGCAGAAAGTGCCGCAGTTCTGGCGACAGTCCCGGCACCTGCGAATGACGAAGAGGCGGCAGCCATCGAATGGATGCCACTGGGGACATTCGCCATTTCGACAGACCGCGATGACAAGAGCCCTTCACTCAGCATTCAACTGGCTGTGACCCGCACAGGGATCATCGGCGGAACGCTGTTTAATGCAGAGACTGATGAAGCGACAGCCGTGCAGGGTCAGGTTGATTCTGAGACGCAAAGAGTGGCCTTCCGCATTGGCACCACGGATGACCTGGTGATCGAAACCGGACTTTACAACCTCACTCAGAATGAAGTGCCTCTGCTGGCTCATTTTGGAGTCGAGACAACCGAAAATTGGCTCATGATTCGGCTCGATCCACCCGAAGAAGAGTAATCGCTGGTGGTTGGGTGAGAATCGCAAACTTCACTGAGCTCAGGGGCTGGTTGTGGCCTGCTGAAGCTTGTTGAGAATTTCACGACTCTCGGGCCTGTCTTGAAGAAGTGAGTTCAAGATGTCGATGGCCTCCTCGCGCCGGCCGGTGGCGAGGAGGACATCGGCTAAAAGTTCACGCGTGGCAAAGTTCGGGCCGGGAATTGTTAATCCTTCCCTCAAAGCTGCCTCGGCCTTGGGGAGATCATTCAGTCGGACATACGCTCTCCCCAGGTTGTACCAGGTATCGACGTGATCTCGCTTGAGAGCCGCCGATTTCTGGAGTGCGACCACAGCCTCCTGAGGATTGATTTCGACCAGTGCGTCGCCCAGATTCAGCAGGTGCAGGCTGTTGTCGGGAGCCAATTCATGGGCTTTGCGGAACATGACTGCAGCGTCTTCGGGGATTTTCATCGCCAAAAGCACGAGTCCGAAATCGGCGTAAGACTCGGCACTCCGTGGGTAGTTTCGGACGAGATAAGCTGCATGCGTAGCCGCTTTTTCGAGACGGTTGTCTGCCAGATAATTGCGAACGAGTGAAGATCGCGGCCTGGCGGCATCGGGATATTTCTGAATCGTATCGAGGAAAACAATTTCTTCAGAACGGTAGACCGTGTTGCGTGCGTGAGTCACGAAGGCCAAAGCGAGTGCCAACGGAAGGCATATGACAGTGCAAATCCATGTGGATGACTTCTCAGGCAAATGCATCTGGTCACTAGCCAGACGAGCGAGTTGATAAATGGCGAGTACAAAAGCTGCTGCCAGAAATGCCAGTGGCAGATACATGCGATGCTCAAAATAGGCATCAGCAATTGGAACAAAGCTGGATGTGGGCCCCAGCACGAGGAGCCACCCACCCAGTAAGAATCCCGTGCGTGGATAGCGAAAAACGATCCAGCCGATGATTGGCAACATCAGAAGAAATGGCCATGCCTCTGGCAGTGCATCGAAGACCGAGGCTTTCCATTTCCAGCACGGGTCAAGGGCTTGCCCACTTGGCCAGATGGAAAGTTGAAGGTACTTAAGAATGACTCCTGGTTGAGTGAGTGCATACTCCCAAGAAGTGCCATGGTTTGTTTTCCCAACCCCGGCTTTCGCATACTCCTCCTGATGGAACCACATGATGAGAAACAACGTGGCAAGGGTCGACCAGCACGCGAGATGAAACTTCCACCGTAATCGGAACAACTCCCGGAATGTGCTGGAAAAAAAGGCTCGATCCAGCCACAGAATCATGAGAGGTGCAGTGACGACCAGTTCCTTCGAAGCCAGACCCAGTATCAAAGACAGGACGGTTAGGCACGCTGGAATCCAGCGGCGTGTCGTAATTGTGGAGACAGCGCCAATCAGCGCAGTGAGGTACCATATCGTGGCCAGCGATTCCTGACGCTGATAGATATAAGTCACCGCCTGGGTTTGCAGCGGATGCAGGGCCCAGATGAGGCTGATCAGCAGCGAGATCTGAAAGGAATCTCGCTGCAGATCAGGCGGCATCCCAGGACTCCGCCTGATGATTTCGCCAACGAGTCGATAAAGCAGGATCGAATTGATGATGTGAATCAGCACGTTGACGATCTGATAGCCAAAGGGATCATCGGCACCGATCGCATAGTTGATCGCGAACGTCGTATAGGCAACGGGACGGGTATTGGACCACAGATACTCAGGGGGCCATAACTGATAGATGGATTTGTCCCCTAGTAACACGGCCTGCCCATCAAACACAAAGACAGCCTGAGTGGCATTGGAATAGGCCACAATGACGAGCATGGCTATTGAAATCGAGGCGAAGATCGAGAACCAGCTTTTGCCTGACGGAAAACCAGCAGATTGTTCTTTCGCAGGTTTCTCTTCTATGGCCTCTGTGGAACTAGTGCGATGCCTGATGTTGCTGCTTTGCGCACGGTTCGTTGAACGCGGATTGGCAGAATTCATGGCGTCACATTTCTGGGGAAGCAACTCGTGACTTCAAGGCAAAGTGCCACATCGCTGCTGCGTGGCAATCTTAAAGAATGGGCAGGTTAAGACCGTCAACAAAATCAGTTTTTTCAGACGCCATCAACGACCCTACACGGCATTAGGGAGGGGAGAGTCGTGTCGGTCAAGCCACCCCTCACTGTTCATGA from Planctopirus ephydatiae encodes:
- the accD gene encoding acetyl-CoA carboxylase, carboxyltransferase subunit beta, with translation MSTGAPLDAITSNGQMRPKRGVPDGLWIQCESCKATVFRKQVEKNFHLCPECDHHFYVPTAERIAQLLDEDSFEEWFSELAPKDVLGFVDSRPYHERLKAEQKKTGMRDACTVGRGYMRGRPLVFATTDSAFIMGSMGSVVGEKLTRAVEKATELKLPLVIVSGSGGGARMHEGIVSLMQMGKVSAALARYHEAGGLFISVLTNPTMGGVAASFASLGDITIAEPKALIGFAGPRVVKATCKIELPDDFQTSEFLLKHGFVDRIVSRPQLKQELVRIIDYCSKSW
- the gap gene encoding type I glyceraldehyde-3-phosphate dehydrogenase, which codes for MAPVKVGINGFGRIGRVAFRAMAARPEEFEIVAVNDLGKPDSLAMLLKYDSVHGRFPGTVEVDGDSIVVNGKKVKVVAERDPRQLPWKAMGVEIALESTGFFTARAKDGKPGYDSHLEAGARKVILSAPAKDTPDLTVVVGVNDNQLTPEHKCISNASCTTNCLAPVAKVLHENFGIVKGLMTTCHAYTNDQRLADQLHDNIHRSRAAAVNIIPTSTGAAKAVGEVLPELNGKLTGISLRVPVPCGSITDLVAELGKDVTVDEVNAAVKAAAEGPLKGILQYNTDPIVSSDVIGNAHSSIFDAPWTMVLQKRMIKILSWYDNEFGYSNRTADLIAKVAKL
- a CDS encoding putative sugar nucleotidyl transferase; its protein translation is MRLAIFENSTSSTLEPLIWVRPVFELLTGHFSTRERWLKVLQPDEWGAIIRPHLLETYCESHPDAYVNDVRWLAGGHTLLLNGQWLCNPADIPEFSDESVGIVEGEIAWMVCDPLESTLLLDHHLDESLVRLAQSRKRVVSPGKILRRPWDLINGNEQQICEDHGFRQSSQGEQKALPNQAFTIVGPAHALWVHESAKVDPFVVFDTTGGPIYIDRDAVIQAFTRMEGPCYVGPGTQLFRTNLRAGTSFGPMCRVGGEIENSVFQGFSNKYHDGFLGHSYVGSWVNLGAITTNSDLKNDYSNVSVPIGGTSIATGEKKVGCFLADHVKTGLGSMFNTGSAVGVMSMILPAGELLPKHIPSFTRFWHGEIEELSSIEPLLETAAIAMSRRGEEFSIAQERMLRAVWHATKPERQKALARQSSRSIETSRQNQ
- a CDS encoding sulfatase encodes the protein MIHRLVSLVTSVGIALSMILSVSSILAEDSSRAPGSPQTSRPNILFIIADDLNNSLGCYGHPLAKTPNIDRLAQQSVRFDKAYCTFPLCGPSRNSILTGLYPNSTGILQNSQIFRQSIPQHSSLPEQFRKAGYFSARIGKLYHYNVPTSIGTDGHDDPASWELKINPAGIDHLQEETRIHTLTPRQFGGTLSWYASPGQDLEHTDGKVATEAELLLTRFAQHPEQPFFLAVGFYRPHTPFVAPAEPYFGWYDRSEMPLIPGIEEDQLDIPKPALASAKKEQDQLTDPVRQEVLQAYFASISFMDAQVGRVLASLKENGLVDNTIVVFTSDHGYHLGEHGLWQKQSLFEESARVPLLISAPGVSRAGHVISEPVSQVDLYPTLVKLAKIPAPASLQGQSLVSLLSDPQAKGRGWALTQVMRNQGNPNRAGAAAKKGTAASVPQPQPNSNRFFGYSLRTDQFRYTEWDDGQRGRELYNHLVDPKELNNLAEKPEYAAKITELSALLKEAVGKSLPPGGVTPEVSDKDWPPVLAPLRD
- a CDS encoding histidine phosphatase family protein — translated: MSRCSHVVLVQPGATELCSQMRVVGGLDVSLSPRGIEQVAATGTFLHELVTKDLAVGAIYSSDSGPAFESAQILASQLGLPIVATPLLANQSLGLWEGLQKSEIERKYGRRFCSKSTFLDVESPPEGESGDDVRQRVATILRKATRRYLGLIIVADDPLIRYVREFLSPAETMMLEAPERGLSSSQTVPEKQKLPRSSGDSDHELATVKLAEVDHCHCELLTICNTIPAPRMASRWSIFSGWIGQSAGAHSDLVTPVAESQTI
- the rpe gene encoding ribulose-phosphate 3-epimerase, which produces MVPNPSRLDAALGSQIPVIAPSMLKVDFADLATEVGRLEEANAHLLHWDVMDGNFVPNLSYGAMLIASVRKRTSLFFDAHLMIANPEKYVDEYLAAGCDAITVHIEAAPEPAEILQRIRAGGAHAGLAINPHTPLSHLEPWLEQCDLVLVMSVQPGFGGQKFMPEVLDKVRALRSRLAPHVRLSIDGGIGTTTIAAASAAGARLFVAGSAIFDASDYAVAMRQLEQLASSSLEC